The Leptospira saintgironsiae genome window below encodes:
- a CDS encoding VOC family protein, whose amino-acid sequence MKQIPSACPVRSNHPLSKASDIAYIRLGRKNLKSAFEYYQDFGLDPIEKKEDRILFRGNSSDLPCWSLEKADRDFLIGLGIYVNSSEDFEKLKALPGAEFLQGGRINSMPCVTLIDPSGLPVDVMYVSEEIKINPVVHWGELWNYPGESRRANLPRSYESRPARIIRLGHAVFLKQEFLKNASWYCDTFGMIPSDIQILPESKEPVIVFLRFDQGEVLSDHHSIVIASGITDSLEHCAFELENLDEVAKGREWLLGKGYRSGWGIGRHLLGSQIFDYHRDPSGMLVEHYTDGDKFDSTVPTGVHLINRKSLYQWGEDMPKDFLDTKLSLRKLLELWKGILSKKRISISILMELKKVAELSPRTWIKY is encoded by the coding sequence ATGAAACAAATTCCATCTGCTTGTCCAGTTCGATCAAATCACCCACTAAGCAAGGCCTCAGACATTGCTTATATACGATTAGGTAGGAAAAATTTGAAATCCGCCTTCGAGTACTATCAGGATTTCGGATTGGATCCAATAGAGAAAAAAGAAGACCGGATCTTGTTTCGTGGAAATAGCTCCGATCTTCCCTGTTGGTCATTGGAAAAGGCTGACAGGGATTTTTTAATCGGTTTAGGGATCTATGTAAATTCTTCGGAAGATTTCGAGAAGTTGAAAGCACTTCCGGGTGCGGAATTCCTGCAAGGCGGGCGTATCAATTCAATGCCATGCGTGACTCTCATCGATCCTTCGGGACTTCCTGTGGACGTAATGTATGTTTCGGAAGAAATAAAGATAAATCCAGTCGTCCATTGGGGAGAACTTTGGAATTATCCGGGAGAATCTCGTAGAGCAAATCTACCGAGGTCATACGAATCGAGACCAGCTAGGATTATAAGACTTGGGCATGCAGTTTTTCTAAAACAAGAATTCTTAAAGAATGCTTCTTGGTATTGTGATACTTTTGGAATGATTCCTTCCGATATTCAGATCCTTCCGGAATCCAAGGAGCCTGTAATCGTTTTTTTAAGATTTGATCAGGGAGAAGTTCTATCAGATCATCATTCCATAGTAATAGCTTCTGGAATAACGGATAGTTTGGAACATTGTGCCTTCGAGTTGGAAAATCTGGATGAGGTCGCAAAGGGAAGAGAATGGCTTTTAGGAAAAGGGTATCGTTCCGGTTGGGGAATCGGGAGGCATTTGCTTGGGAGTCAAATTTTCGATTATCATAGGGATCCTTCTGGCATGTTAGTGGAACATTATACCGACGGGGATAAATTTGATTCCACGGTTCCTACCGGTGTACATTTAATAAATCGAAAAAGTTTGTATCAATGGGGAGAGGATATGCCCAAGGATTTTTTGGATACTAAACTTTCTTTGCGAAAATTATTGGAATTATGGAAAGGAATTCTTTCCAAAAAACGGATCTCTATATCAATTCTCATGGAATTGAAGAAGGTCGCGGAACTTTCTCCCAGGACTTGGATTAAATATTAA
- the flgA gene encoding flagellar basal body P-ring formation chaperone FlgA, with protein MSFRFYISFCILTGLFVSGLGKIEGMEAVYLRGKLLTQKKEVLLSEIAKLPDGMKDKVVLKNLNAPVVIRPENLKEILAGIPVSGKETLVLPLDSELDPEDLEESLKKEVSKLPQDREGDFRISYLSGERFVPSQGVELKWAGLPQVIHPGQVVASLDFYFENRKVHTQRIKFKLERRTNALFAKKEIHKGQKLQAEDLEERTVYMEESFTDGISGKDIGSTALKDLLPGELLRKKQFRFLFDVQRGGDVNLVYTKGNLVVKSKTKALSSGNIGEIIDVTSHSKEGKISARVVEKGTVLLEN; from the coding sequence ATGAGTTTCCGTTTTTACATTTCGTTCTGTATCTTGACCGGTCTATTTGTATCCGGTTTAGGGAAGATAGAAGGAATGGAAGCGGTTTATCTACGTGGAAAACTTCTAACTCAAAAGAAAGAAGTTTTATTGTCCGAGATCGCTAAACTTCCAGACGGAATGAAAGACAAGGTTGTATTAAAAAATCTGAATGCACCTGTTGTGATCCGCCCTGAAAACTTAAAAGAAATCCTGGCAGGCATTCCGGTTTCTGGAAAAGAAACATTAGTATTACCTTTGGATTCTGAATTGGATCCGGAAGACTTAGAAGAAAGTCTTAAAAAAGAAGTTTCTAAACTTCCTCAGGATAGAGAAGGGGATTTTAGAATTTCCTATCTGAGCGGAGAAAGGTTTGTCCCAAGTCAAGGTGTTGAACTGAAATGGGCAGGACTTCCTCAAGTCATTCATCCTGGACAAGTTGTTGCTTCTTTGGATTTCTATTTCGAAAATAGAAAGGTCCATACTCAAAGAATTAAATTTAAATTGGAAAGAAGAACAAACGCACTCTTTGCCAAAAAAGAGATCCATAAGGGACAAAAACTACAGGCTGAAGATCTGGAAGAAAGAACTGTCTATATGGAAGAATCTTTTACTGACGGAATTTCCGGTAAGGATATAGGCTCCACCGCACTGAAGGATCTACTTCCAGGGGAACTTCTCCGCAAAAAACAATTTAGATTTCTATTCGATGTACAAAGAGGCGGGGATGTAAACCTTGTTTATACCAAGGGGAATCTCGTGGTAAAATCCAAGACAAAAGCATTAAGTTCCGGTAATATTGGGGAGATCATAGACGTTACTTCTCATTCCAAAGAAGGGAAAATTTCTGCAAGAGTGGTGGAGAAGGGCACAGTCCTTTTAGAGAATTGA
- the flgG gene encoding flagellar basal-body rod protein FlgG: protein MMRSLWTAATGMIAQQFHIDTISNNLANVNTTGFKKNRADFEDLVYQHMVLAGTPATSVSEIPTGVNVGHGVRAAASQKLFEIGSFQATGNKLDLAITSEMGFFKIQMPDGSFSFTRDGSYKIDSNQQVVTSNGYLLEPPLILPEGAILNTLMISEQGEVTVKIGADIRPTVIGQVELYRFVNPAGLQAIGKNLFQETVASGPEIPGTPGMEGFGNVLQGFLEMSNVKIVEEMVNMIVAQRAYESNSKAIQTSDNMLSTAIGLKR, encoded by the coding sequence ATGATGCGTTCCCTTTGGACAGCCGCGACCGGAATGATCGCTCAGCAATTTCATATAGATACAATTTCCAACAACTTGGCAAACGTGAATACCACCGGTTTTAAAAAGAACCGTGCGGATTTTGAGGACTTAGTTTACCAACATATGGTTTTGGCAGGAACTCCTGCTACTTCCGTGAGTGAAATTCCTACAGGTGTGAATGTGGGTCATGGTGTGAGAGCAGCTGCTTCTCAGAAATTATTCGAGATCGGTTCTTTTCAGGCTACAGGTAATAAACTGGACCTTGCAATCACAAGCGAGATGGGATTTTTCAAGATCCAAATGCCTGACGGAAGTTTTTCTTTTACTCGTGACGGTTCTTATAAGATAGATTCTAACCAGCAAGTGGTAACATCTAACGGTTATTTGTTGGAGCCACCACTTATTCTTCCGGAAGGTGCAATCCTAAACACTCTGATGATCTCCGAGCAGGGAGAAGTTACAGTTAAAATTGGAGCGGATATCCGTCCTACTGTGATTGGTCAGGTGGAATTATATCGTTTCGTGAACCCTGCGGGTCTCCAAGCAATCGGTAAAAACTTATTCCAAGAAACTGTTGCTTCTGGTCCTGAAATTCCTGGAACTCCTGGTATGGAAGGTTTCGGGAATGTTCTGCAAGGATTCTTGGAGATGTCTAACGTTAAAATCGTAGAAGAGATGGTGAATATGATCGTGGCTCAAAGAGCTTATGAGTCTAACTCTAAAGCCATCCAAACTTCCGATAACATGTTATCTACTGCGATCGGACTGAAACGTTAA
- a CDS encoding rod-binding protein, whose protein sequence is MMIDKIQDYRSKLDLTERPEVQRLLREEKNTKPGQSFPDQLREEFNNTLSGKISSSEVRMPHNIKEEINADPYRKKLFDASGEFESMFVKMMLKEMKATVHKSGLIDGGYAEEIFEDMLYDEYSKNLSANSSLGLAEQIYQSLSSNLTPISKLDSKI, encoded by the coding sequence ATAATGATAGATAAAATACAAGACTATCGATCTAAATTGGATCTTACTGAAAGACCGGAAGTCCAAAGACTTTTACGTGAAGAAAAAAACACAAAGCCTGGTCAAAGTTTTCCGGATCAATTAAGAGAAGAATTTAATAATACTTTATCCGGAAAAATTTCTTCTTCTGAAGTGAGAATGCCTCATAATATTAAAGAAGAAATTAATGCTGACCCATATCGTAAAAAGTTATTCGATGCTTCGGGTGAATTCGAATCCATGTTCGTTAAAATGATGTTGAAAGAAATGAAAGCGACAGTTCATAAGTCTGGACTCATTGATGGCGGATATGCGGAAGAAATTTTTGAAGATATGCTTTATGACGAATATTCTAAAAATCTATCTGCAAATTCTTCTTTGGGGCTTGCAGAACAGATCTATCAGTCTCTATCTTCTAATCTTACGCCGATCTCTAAATTGGATTCGAAAATTTAA
- a CDS encoding flagellar basal body L-ring protein FlgH, whose translation MIRSLKFILPLLFLSGMIALFAQDLSQWQDKNPYSRSQNLKVGTTIFVKLKEGFTAEFEIESTADENITIKAVPDKKVIPENPTYNTDRTIVRKNKGKIKSLGKLKGNLTAVVTAIDTNTGLLTLQGQRSSTYNGEPSQVLLTGRLSPEFISRDNSVDADRIADLQIQFTGRIEPKNLQPPITLKTINNPDGTVSVKAELSEEEKQRYILEQLNRLLGESK comes from the coding sequence ATGATCCGTAGTCTGAAATTTATACTTCCACTTTTATTTTTATCCGGAATGATCGCTCTATTTGCACAGGATCTTTCTCAATGGCAGGATAAAAATCCTTACTCCAGAAGTCAAAATCTGAAAGTGGGAACTACTATATTCGTAAAATTGAAAGAAGGTTTTACTGCAGAGTTTGAGATTGAGTCCACTGCAGATGAGAATATTACTATCAAAGCTGTTCCTGATAAAAAAGTGATCCCTGAGAATCCTACATATAATACGGACCGCACAATCGTTCGTAAAAATAAAGGTAAGATCAAATCATTAGGAAAGTTAAAGGGAAATCTGACTGCTGTAGTAACAGCGATAGATACAAATACCGGCCTTTTAACTTTACAAGGACAACGTTCTTCTACATATAATGGGGAACCTTCTCAAGTTCTTTTGACTGGAAGATTATCTCCTGAGTTTATTTCCAGAGACAATTCTGTGGATGCTGATCGTATTGCTGATTTGCAGATCCAGTTTACTGGCCGAATTGAACCTAAAAATTTACAACCTCCTATTACTTTAAAAACGATCAATAACCCTGATGGAACTGTAAGTGTTAAGGCAGAACTGTCAGAAGAAGAAAAACAAAGATATATTCTGGAACAGTTGAATCGTTTATTAGGAGAATCTAAATGA
- a CDS encoding flagellar basal body P-ring protein FlgI produces the protein MKRAVLLFLIFSLSLSGAEVRLKDLAKIEGIRDNQITGYGIVVGLPGTGDSKTPMTTESMKNYLKNLGVDANLKPEQTKNIASVLITANIPSYARKGDRLDVTVSSIGDAKSLEGGVLLQSPLKTANDKIYAVASGVISFGGKENTAGGLGRASKKTVGIVHAGAIVETELKEDFFSNQRVVIRLNSQDFSLMNSVVNRIKETVPEKFGLKAESIQALTPSEIVIEVGAGFSAKSPGLLNLLSDLENITVESNPRAKVVINERSGVIVMGGNITIDEVAVARSGLSLSVADKNRRPLRLSGEKPPTKESFVIEEATQVSDVVEALNKVGASTKDIIAILEALKAAGALHAELEIQ, from the coding sequence ATGAAAAGAGCAGTTTTACTTTTTTTAATATTCTCCTTGTCTCTTTCTGGGGCAGAAGTTCGCTTAAAGGACTTAGCTAAGATAGAAGGGATTAGAGATAATCAGATTACCGGTTATGGGATCGTAGTTGGGCTTCCTGGTACTGGAGATTCTAAAACTCCAATGACTACTGAGAGTATGAAAAATTACCTCAAGAACCTGGGAGTAGATGCGAATCTAAAGCCAGAACAAACTAAAAACATAGCATCCGTATTAATTACTGCTAATATTCCTTCTTACGCTCGTAAAGGTGATAGATTAGATGTGACTGTATCTTCTATAGGAGATGCAAAGTCTTTGGAAGGAGGAGTTCTTCTCCAATCTCCTTTAAAAACTGCAAACGATAAAATTTATGCGGTTGCAAGTGGAGTTATCTCTTTCGGTGGGAAAGAAAACACTGCAGGTGGACTCGGAAGAGCTTCCAAAAAGACTGTTGGGATAGTTCACGCAGGTGCAATAGTAGAAACTGAATTGAAGGAAGATTTCTTTTCCAATCAAAGAGTGGTCATTCGTTTAAATAGCCAAGACTTCTCTTTGATGAATAGTGTAGTGAATCGTATTAAGGAAACTGTTCCTGAAAAATTCGGATTGAAAGCAGAATCCATCCAAGCTTTAACTCCTTCCGAGATCGTTATAGAAGTGGGTGCTGGATTTTCTGCTAAGTCTCCAGGACTTTTAAATCTTCTTTCTGATCTGGAAAACATTACTGTAGAATCTAATCCAAGAGCAAAAGTAGTGATCAATGAAAGATCAGGAGTCATCGTGATGGGTGGAAATATCACAATCGATGAAGTTGCAGTAGCTAGATCCGGATTAAGTCTTTCTGTCGCGGATAAGAACAGAAGGCCTTTGAGACTGAGCGGAGAAAAACCCCCTACTAAGGAATCTTTCGTGATAGAGGAGGCCACTCAGGTCTCAGATGTAGTGGAAGCATTGAATAAAGTAGGAGCTTCTACAAAAGATATTATAGCAATTTTAGAAGCATTGAAGGCAGCAGGTGCTCTTCATGCAGAATTGGAGATACAATAA
- a CDS encoding SDR family NAD(P)-dependent oxidoreductase: MISKFGKVDVLINNGGISQRSLAHETSISTYESILKVNFLGNIGLTLALLPHFQERKDG, translated from the coding sequence GTGATTTCTAAATTTGGAAAGGTGGATGTTCTCATCAATAATGGGGGGATCAGTCAACGTTCTTTAGCACATGAGACTTCCATCTCTACGTACGAATCTATTTTAAAGGTGAATTTTTTAGGGAATATCGGATTAACTCTAGCCTTACTTCCTCATTTTCAAGAAAGAAAAGACGGATAA
- a CDS encoding fumarylacetoacetate hydrolase family protein yields MAKNFIRFEQNDHIDWGEWKQGKVFPLGAGELNTKEFLEFSKNNPSSGSKSYSAEELKILSPITAPCQVVCQGANYRQHLIESGLDPDEKNYNLFFSKSDASLTSPLGKVIRPKQVKLLDYEIELGLVFGKSIRETWNKNSGEVSDYVAAFFMANDISARDIQLPQLQWYKGKSYRTFLPAGPVLAVLEPGDFQLWKSLELTLLVNDRVRQHDTAANLVFNPEESIRELSHFCNIEPGDVLLTGTPSGCALRAPGKLLQKIAALLPEKKKWELFQKGQLKRSEYLQPGDNIRSFIRSADRRIDLGDQILRVEQES; encoded by the coding sequence ATGGCAAAAAATTTTATACGTTTCGAACAAAATGATCATATAGATTGGGGAGAATGGAAACAAGGAAAAGTTTTTCCTTTGGGCGCGGGAGAATTGAATACGAAAGAATTTTTGGAATTTTCCAAAAACAACCCGTCTTCAGGTTCTAAATCTTATTCTGCCGAAGAATTGAAAATTCTTTCTCCAATCACAGCACCATGCCAAGTCGTTTGCCAAGGTGCGAATTATAGACAGCATCTGATCGAATCCGGATTGGACCCGGACGAAAAAAATTATAATCTATTCTTCAGTAAGTCCGATGCTTCTTTAACTTCTCCGCTAGGAAAAGTAATCCGTCCGAAACAAGTCAAGCTATTGGATTACGAAATCGAATTGGGTCTTGTTTTCGGAAAATCCATCCGAGAAACTTGGAACAAAAACTCTGGAGAAGTTTCCGATTACGTCGCAGCTTTTTTTATGGCTAACGATATCTCTGCAAGAGATATACAACTTCCCCAATTGCAATGGTACAAAGGAAAATCTTATCGTACGTTTTTGCCTGCTGGTCCGGTACTTGCCGTTTTAGAACCGGGAGATTTTCAACTATGGAAAAGTTTAGAATTAACCTTACTTGTGAACGATCGAGTAAGACAACATGATACTGCGGCGAATCTCGTTTTTAATCCAGAGGAAAGTATCCGAGAACTATCTCATTTTTGTAATATAGAGCCTGGTGACGTGCTTCTTACCGGTACTCCTTCAGGTTGTGCTTTAAGAGCTCCCGGAAAACTTTTGCAGAAAATTGCAGCACTTCTGCCGGAGAAGAAAAAATGGGAACTATTCCAAAAAGGCCAATTAAAACGATCCGAATATCTTCAACCGGGAGATAATATACGCTCTTTCATTCGTAGCGCAGATCGAAGAATAGATTTGGGAGATCAGATTCTTAGAGTAGAACAGGAGTCCTAG
- a CDS encoding TetR/AcrR family transcriptional regulator: MKAALRLFAQKDAAETSIAEVSAEAEVANGTFYNYFKTKEELLEASSLALIEGLAEEVEIGMKDLKDPAERMALAGILFFKKARNDFEWAWALIRIAAVAPRMSDLLLSYPRNDLKNGIKSGKFQIESEESALGLFVGALHYGIRNILEGRAKDNTHDREMMTLVLKSFGVSPQAAKNLSAKGFVRAWEKEGN; encoded by the coding sequence ATGAAGGCAGCATTACGCCTATTTGCCCAGAAGGACGCAGCGGAAACTTCCATTGCAGAAGTGAGCGCTGAGGCAGAGGTTGCAAACGGAACCTTCTATAATTATTTCAAAACTAAGGAAGAATTACTCGAAGCTTCCTCTCTTGCATTGATTGAAGGTCTCGCTGAAGAAGTCGAGATCGGTATGAAGGATCTAAAAGATCCCGCAGAAAGAATGGCTCTCGCAGGTATCCTATTTTTTAAGAAAGCCAGAAACGATTTCGAATGGGCCTGGGCTTTGATCAGGATTGCGGCTGTCGCACCCAGAATGAGCGACTTATTATTAAGTTATCCCAGAAACGATTTAAAAAACGGGATCAAATCCGGAAAATTCCAAATCGAATCGGAAGAATCCGCTCTGGGTTTATTTGTAGGAGCATTACATTACGGAATTCGTAATATTTTAGAAGGCCGTGCAAAGGATAACACTCACGACCGCGAAATGATGACTCTGGTATTAAAAAGTTTTGGAGTAAGTCCTCAGGCTGCAAAAAATCTTTCTGCGAAAGGATTTGTCAGAGCCTGGGAGAAGGAAGGAAATTAA
- a CDS encoding sensor histidine kinase codes for MNSIVAMNLVTFFLYAIALLFLIRSILKKHVLFGPGIFAAAALSTGFFVCVSNFLEHSGISDILDDYEGFARDLFVMFLLIFLYVDSMHREQAKREKDQIQIQNDLREKALLLTEIHHRVNNNLQIVSGLLSMQGTMREDESIAEALRIAQNRIQSIAKIHQIIYDSNNLIQIGAYSILNSVIKNLEITYKVECSRVSVSREMDQSITLDPDRAMPLGLILNELLTNSLKHAFCEGETGEILIRLEQDDKYIILSVSDSGKGLEDSTQRRNSGIGMKLVESLVLQVRGNVRVDSSQGTNVKILIPKEGKHSLVFSIP; via the coding sequence ATGAATTCGATTGTCGCCATGAATCTGGTAACTTTTTTCCTGTACGCGATCGCTTTATTATTTTTAATCCGAAGTATATTAAAAAAACATGTTTTATTTGGACCAGGCATCTTTGCTGCGGCCGCTCTTTCTACCGGATTTTTCGTTTGTGTTTCCAATTTTTTGGAACATTCAGGTATCAGTGATATATTGGACGACTATGAAGGATTTGCGCGAGATCTTTTTGTGATGTTTCTTTTGATCTTTTTATACGTGGATTCCATGCATAGGGAGCAGGCAAAAAGAGAAAAGGACCAAATACAGATCCAGAATGATCTAAGAGAGAAGGCTCTTTTGCTAACAGAGATACATCATAGAGTAAATAATAATTTGCAGATTGTTTCCGGGCTTCTTTCCATGCAGGGCACCATGAGAGAGGATGAAAGTATTGCGGAGGCGTTGAGGATCGCTCAAAACCGGATCCAATCCATCGCAAAGATCCATCAGATCATTTATGATTCCAATAATTTGATCCAAATAGGAGCTTATTCAATTCTGAATTCGGTTATTAAAAATTTAGAAATCACTTACAAAGTGGAATGTAGCAGAGTTTCAGTATCTAGAGAAATGGATCAAAGTATTACCTTGGATCCGGACCGCGCTATGCCGTTAGGTCTTATACTAAATGAACTTTTAACAAATTCCCTAAAACATGCGTTTTGCGAAGGGGAAACAGGGGAGATTTTAATCCGTCTAGAACAAGATGATAAATACATAATATTAAGTGTTTCAGATTCTGGAAAAGGTTTAGAGGATTCTACTCAGAGAAGAAATAGTGGGATCGGAATGAAATTAGTGGAAAGTCTTGTGTTACAAGTCAGAGGAAATGTTCGGGTGGATTCCAGTCAAGGGACCAATGTCAAAATTTTGATCCCTAAGGAAGGAAAACATAGTTTGGTGTTTTCTATTCCTTGA
- a CDS encoding FAD-dependent monooxygenase, with protein MRDISYFFKNERPNVVIIGAGPVGILTANLLGLYEIPTLVVDQNPEILEIPRAISLDQDALRILQAIGLGEEAARTMPAISGVEMISPLSGPLAKINSSGSLDGHPRLVSIYQPSLERILRKGLERFDQVNLWSECIYLDHTESDSEIIIRVKCKDIEYRISTGFLLGCDGAHSSVRTQQGWKLQGSSYREDWLILDVANLGKVWDKVEFLCDPKRPVAHVPGPNGSQRWEFLLKKNETKEEMERPGKVAELMKPWGDVSSMNVERTAVYRFQAKTADCMGKGRVYLLGDAAHLTPPFAGQGLVSGMRDAFNLGWKISSVLKGSASYKILSSYHSERKSHAKKMIRLAVFLGSIIMTRNKMTAIVRDFIFKILYYSPLRPFLSDLRIKPDNSFKKGLFLKNRKLRKSDIVSGASFPQFPIKLPEGKIVFSDLLLGKEMMIIGYGKHPLSVLNSESKKIWEEIGGKYCYLTSQQQLSESFSSDGEDITSSFSRYFGGSDRFVIVRPDRIIAAAFYAEEANNTVQKYLDIHQGKSP; from the coding sequence ATGAGAGATATCTCATATTTTTTTAAAAACGAAAGACCTAATGTGGTGATCATAGGGGCAGGACCTGTAGGAATTCTTACGGCGAATTTGCTCGGTCTGTATGAAATTCCAACCCTTGTGGTTGATCAAAATCCCGAGATTTTGGAGATTCCTCGTGCGATTTCCCTAGATCAAGACGCCTTAAGAATTTTACAAGCGATAGGATTAGGAGAAGAGGCAGCTCGTACTATGCCCGCAATTTCCGGAGTAGAGATGATTTCTCCTTTGAGTGGACCGCTGGCTAAGATCAATTCGTCCGGCTCTCTCGACGGGCATCCAAGGCTCGTTTCTATTTACCAACCTTCATTAGAAAGAATACTTAGGAAAGGTTTAGAGAGATTTGATCAGGTAAATCTTTGGTCTGAATGTATCTATTTAGATCATACTGAATCAGATTCTGAAATTATAATCAGAGTTAAATGTAAAGACATAGAATATAGAATTAGTACTGGGTTTTTACTCGGCTGTGATGGAGCTCATAGTTCCGTACGAACCCAACAAGGTTGGAAGCTACAAGGATCTTCGTATAGAGAAGATTGGTTAATTTTGGACGTGGCGAATTTGGGTAAAGTCTGGGACAAGGTGGAATTTTTATGTGATCCCAAGCGGCCGGTCGCTCATGTTCCGGGTCCGAATGGTTCTCAAAGGTGGGAATTCCTACTAAAGAAAAATGAAACCAAAGAGGAAATGGAAAGACCTGGAAAGGTGGCGGAACTCATGAAACCATGGGGGGATGTTTCCTCGATGAATGTGGAAAGAACTGCGGTGTACAGATTCCAAGCTAAAACCGCAGACTGTATGGGAAAGGGAAGAGTTTACCTTTTGGGAGACGCTGCACATTTGACTCCTCCTTTTGCGGGACAGGGATTAGTAAGCGGAATGAGGGACGCATTTAATTTGGGATGGAAGATTTCTTCGGTCTTAAAAGGTTCTGCTTCTTATAAAATCCTTTCGAGTTACCATTCGGAAAGAAAATCACATGCAAAAAAAATGATACGATTGGCAGTGTTTTTGGGATCCATTATCATGACCCGAAATAAAATGACTGCAATAGTCAGAGATTTTATATTTAAAATTCTATATTATTCTCCTTTACGTCCATTTCTTTCCGATCTGCGTATAAAACCGGATAACTCTTTTAAAAAAGGCCTGTTCCTTAAAAATAGAAAATTAAGAAAATCTGATATTGTATCCGGAGCATCTTTTCCTCAATTTCCGATAAAGTTGCCCGAAGGAAAAATCGTATTTTCAGATCTCCTTCTGGGAAAGGAGATGATGATTATTGGATACGGTAAACATCCTCTGTCCGTACTAAATTCAGAATCTAAAAAAATATGGGAAGAGATAGGCGGAAAGTATTGTTATCTTACAAGCCAGCAACAATTGTCGGAAAGTTTTTCATCTGATGGCGAAGATATCACTTCTTCTTTCTCTCGTTATTTTGGAGGAAGTGACCGGTTTGTTATCGTTCGTCCGGATCGGATCATTGCCGCCGCATTCTACGCAGAAGAAGCAAACAATACGGTCCAAAAATATCTGGATATTCACCAAGGAAAGTCGCCATGA
- a CDS encoding DUF2721 domain-containing protein, producing the protein MDTLSYNAPGILFPAISLLMLAFTNRFLGLSSLTRQLLDKYRESQDSNIEAQVRNLVIRISHIRFSQTFGILSMTFCTASILFIAIWNIGAWICFGLSLFAMLTSLVFSLLEIRLSVRALELEIHAVFPWDSSR; encoded by the coding sequence ATGGACACTTTGAGTTATAACGCTCCAGGGATTCTTTTCCCGGCGATATCGCTACTCATGCTTGCATTTACAAATCGGTTTTTGGGATTGAGTTCTCTTACTAGACAATTATTGGATAAATACAGGGAATCCCAGGATTCTAATATCGAGGCCCAAGTCCGAAATCTTGTAATCAGAATTTCACATATCCGATTCTCTCAGACATTCGGAATTTTAAGTATGACATTTTGTACTGCATCGATTCTATTTATTGCGATTTGGAATATCGGAGCTTGGATCTGTTTCGGACTTTCTTTATTCGCGATGTTGACTTCGTTAGTATTTTCCTTGTTGGAGATCCGACTTTCCGTAAGAGCTTTGGAATTGGAAATACATGCAGTATTTCCTTGGGATTCGTCCCGTTAA